GGAAGCCAGCGCGCGCACCGACCACGCCTTCATGGTGCGCGACCACGTGCTGCCCGACCAGATCCACAACTACGCCCACAACAACGAGTGGCTCGCGCGCAACCTCAGCCACATCGGCCGTGCGCGCGACGCCGTGGATCTCGCGCGCAACATGATCGAGCTCCCGCGCCATCCCAAGTTCAATCACACCGGCAAGGGCAGCATGCTTTACGGCCGCACGCGGCTCTTCGACACGCTCAACCGCTTCGAGCTTTGGAGCGACGTGCTCGCACTCGCCGACACCATCTACATGGAGCCGACCGCCCAATCCGGCGAGCAGGCCCGCCGTCTGCGACTCATCGGGCTCGCCCAATCGCACAAGGGAAATTCCGCCGAAGCCGCAAAGCAAATCGCCGCGCTCGAAGCGATGATGAAGCGCGAACCCGCCACCACGACCAACACGCCGCCCGTAGTCACACCCGCGCCCGCGCCGGCAGCGGCGGCCAAGGCAGCGCCGAAGGTTGAGGACACCGTTCGCGCCGTCGCAGCCGCCGCGACCGCCGTGACCTCGACGACGAACGCGCCCTCCACGAACCAAACGCCCTCCGCAAGAACCAACACCCCGCCCGCGCCCAACCGGCTCGCCATCGAGAACGCGCTCGCCGAGTTGCGGCTCGTCCAAGCCATCAAGACGACGAACTTTGCAGCCGCGAAAGAGCAGTTTGCGAAGTGCAAGGACCTCTCGAAGGACCGTCAGGCGCAGTATGAGTTCGCGATGGGCAACGTCGACGCCGCGTTGCGGCTCGCGCGTGAGTCCGTGCAAGCCGGGACCAATCAGGTGCAGGTGCTCGCCAACTACGTGGACCTGCTCTACCGCGCGGGCAGATGGAAGGACGCCTACGAACACTTCTACCGGCTCCGCGACATCACCCCGCATGCCGACCTCGATGTCCCGGTGATGCAGCGCATCGCGCCCGTCGCGAAGGACCTCAAGTTCTCCGCCAGTTGGCGCCCGGCGGTCGCGAAGAAGGACGACACGGGCGCGCGGCCCGACCTCGCGAAGCTCGGCCCGTTCCGCTGGCATCCGTGGACCTCGACCGACTTCACACTCGCAAGCGGCGACGGCCGCCAGGTTTCGCTCAAGTCCTATCGTGGCAAACCCGTCATCGTCATCTTCTACCTCGGCGCGGGCTGCGCGCACTGCATCGAGCAGCTCAACGCCTTCGCGCCGCTTGCCCAGGAGTTTTCGAATGCCGGCATCTCGCTGCTTGCCATCAGCACCGACAGCGTGGACGGGCTTCGCGCGACGCACGAAAAAGCGAAGCCGGCCGGCGGATTCCCATTCCCGATCGTCAGCGACAAGTCGCTCAAGACCTTCAAGGCGTGGCGCGCGTTTGACGATTTCGAGAACCAGCCGTTGCATGGCAGCTACCTCGTGGACGCGGACGGACTCGTGCGCTGGCAGGACATCAGCTACCAGCCGTTCATGGACACGAAGTTCCTCCTCGAAGAATCCAAGCGCCTGCTCAAGCAGCCCAAAGCCCGCCTCGCGAGCCAGCCGGCGAAGTCAGGCGCTCGGGCAGCCGAAGCCGCCTGCAAGTGAGTGCCCCCGCGCGGTGGGCCGATCAGGCAGCATGCCCTGCGACTTTCACGCAAGGCTCGCCCTCGTTGATCGTCGGGTTCTCCGGGCGGCCCTTGTAGTTGTAGGTGAGGCCGAGGTTCTTCAGCCCCATCAGCCAGAGGATGGTCGCGTGCAGGTCGTGCACGTGCAGGCGGTCCTCGACGGCGTGCAGCCCGAACTCGTCCGTCGCGCCGATGACCTGCCCGCCTTTCACGCCGCCGCCGGCCATCCACATCGTGAAGCCGGTCGGGTTGTGGTCACGCCCGTTGCCCTTCTCGCTCATTGGCGTGCGGCCGAACTCGCCGCCCCACACCACCAGCGTCGTGTCAAGCAACCCGCGCGACTTTAGGTCCTTCAACAATCCGGCAACGGCCCTGTCCGTCTCGCGGAAGCGTTCGCCATGGTTCTTCTCGATGTCGGAGTGGGCGTCCCACTTGCTGCCCGCGCCGCTGTAAAGCTGCACGAAGCGCACGCCGCGCTCGACGAGCCGCCGGGCGAGCAGGCACATGCGGCCGAACGTCGCGCTGTCCTTGTCTTCCATTCCGTAGAGGCGCCTGGTCGCGTCAGTTTCCTTCGAGAGGTCCACCGCATCGGGAGCCTCGGCTTGCATGCGGAAGGCCAGCTCGTAGGCGGCGATGCGCGCGTCGAGTTCGGTCTGTGATGCGCGCGCCGAGGCGTGCCCGCGGTTGAGCGAGTTGAGGAAATCGAGCTTGCCGAGCTGCCGCTCGTCGCTGACGCCCTCCGGGGTGTTGAGGTTTGCGATGGGCTCGGAGCCCGGCAGGATGCGCGTGCCCTGATACACGGCGGGCATGAAGCCCGCGCCCCAGTTGCGCGGGCCATTGACCACGGTGCCGTTGTTGTCCTGCATCACCACGA
This genomic window from Verrucomicrobiota bacterium contains:
- a CDS encoding redoxin domain-containing protein; this translates as MAVCGPMFMHSSTRVPVVLVIVFLLAFARTATRAQEQSGPLPGHSYHGEVFNEGARQKAYLMENTGRVHLPVTTRDPLAQKFFDQGVGQLHGFWYFEAERSFRQAASHDTNCAMTYWGMAMANTSNQKRARDFIKRAAALKSAASPREQRWIELYAEFWKDDKRHDKDRRTALTSGLEKLAKEFPGEHATEAKAFWAYHVWNNGSVTNHTAVDAVLKEIFKANPAHPAHHYVIHLWDNKDAKLALSSAAQCGQSSPSTAHMWHMPGHIYDKVKRYDDAVWQMEASARTDHAFMVRDHVLPDQIHNYAHNNEWLARNLSHIGRARDAVDLARNMIELPRHPKFNHTGKGSMLYGRTRLFDTLNRFELWSDVLALADTIYMEPTAQSGEQARRLRLIGLAQSHKGNSAEAAKQIAALEAMMKREPATTTNTPPVVTPAPAPAAAAKAAPKVEDTVRAVAAAATAVTSTTNAPSTNQTPSARTNTPPAPNRLAIENALAELRLVQAIKTTNFAAAKEQFAKCKDLSKDRQAQYEFAMGNVDAALRLARESVQAGTNQVQVLANYVDLLYRAGRWKDAYEHFYRLRDITPHADLDVPVMQRIAPVAKDLKFSASWRPAVAKKDDTGARPDLAKLGPFRWHPWTSTDFTLASGDGRQVSLKSYRGKPVIVIFYLGAGCAHCIEQLNAFAPLAQEFSNAGISLLAISTDSVDGLRATHEKAKPAGGFPFPIVSDKSLKTFKAWRAFDDFENQPLHGSYLVDADGLVRWQDISYQPFMDTKFLLEESKRLLKQPKARLASQPAKSGARAAEAACK
- a CDS encoding DUF1501 domain-containing protein; translation: MTKSGCNQVEWAASRRDFLAKAGAGFGSLALTSLLARDAAAAEASRGDLVNPLASKPPHFAPRARSVVFLFMEGGPSHLDTFDPKPALKRHAGKPLPPSFTKGLITAMGEYDSPVFPDKREWKQYGQSGLWVSDWCRHAGENADEMCILRSCWANGIVHSNGVCQMNTGSILAGRPSLGAWVSYGLGTVNQNLPAFVVMQDNNGTVVNGPRNWGAGFMPAVYQGTRILPGSEPIANLNTPEGVSDERQLGKLDFLNSLNRGHASARASQTELDARIAAYELAFRMQAEAPDAVDLSKETDATRRLYGMEDKDSATFGRMCLLARRLVERGVRFVQLYSGAGSKWDAHSDIEKNHGERFRETDRAVAGLLKDLKSRGLLDTTLVVWGGEFGRTPMSEKGNGRDHNPTGFTMWMAGGGVKGGQVIGATDEFGLHAVEDRLHVHDLHATILWLMGLKNLGLTYNYKGRPENPTINEGEPCVKVAGHAA